A window of the Brassica napus cultivar Da-Ae chromosome C5, Da-Ae, whole genome shotgun sequence genome harbors these coding sequences:
- the LOC106398191 gene encoding receptor-like protein 20 translates to MTLHVRFSSISCFFALSFLVTTLVSLPSRRFDEVESLLAFKNEFTLSCNKSVTNSWTRDAISFDGVLFDKDTGGVTELKLRGACLSGSLDANSSLFKLHQLKYLDLSLNNISSSLPAEFGRLTDLEFLDLHQNRFTGELPSSFSNLTKLQFLDISNNSLQGKVPEWLWNLPSLTATNLSHNSFDGFQGSPLHNSSVLVHLFLRSNAFQGSFPNIPPTVKYLDASNNNFTGEMPLSLCDLRKLLVLELSNNSFSGSVPRCLSESITLMNLRRNNLTNLPDTFSNSSLELLDVGNNQISGKLPRSLEHCKRLEYVDVESNQISDTFPFWLESLPNLEVLVLRSNRFYGPISSPQHPRPFSKLMMINIAGNMFDGSLPPNYFVNLSAAITPRVKHIGSLVDFSGNRFVGQIPESIGLLKSLLALNLSNNGFTGHIPSSLANLTELESLDISRNQISGTIPQELGKLSFLSYINMSHNKLTGQIPQGTQFQKQNEYSFEGNVDLCGFPLRKSC, encoded by the coding sequence ATGACGTTGCATGTGCGTTTTAGCTCCATCTCTTGTTTCTTTGCTTTGAGCTTCTTGGTTACTACTCTTGTTTCTCTACCTTCTCGTCGTTTTGACGAAGTCGAGAGCCTTCTAGCTTTCAAAAACGAGTTTACTCTGTCATGCAACAAATCAGTGACAAACTCTTGGACCCGTGACGCCATCTCCTTTGATGGGGTTTTGTTTGATAAAGACACTGGTGGTGTCACGGAGCTAAAGCTTCGTGGTGCATGTCTCAGCGGCAGTCTCGACGCTAACAGTAGCCTCTTCAAACTACATCAGCTCAAATACCTGGATCTCTCTCTCAACAACATTTCCTCTTCACTACCCGCAGAGTTTGGGCGACTCACCGACTTAGAGTTCTTGGATCTTCACCAAAACCGCTTCACTGGAGAGCTTCCATCCTCATTCAGCAACTTAACCAAGCTTCAATTTCTAGACATTTCTAACAATAGTCTCCAAGGAAAAGTGCCCGAATGGTTATGGAATCTTCCTTCTTTGACCGCGACTAATCTCTCTCACAACTCATTTGATGGTTTCCAAGGCTCTCCCCTCCATAACTCCTCAGTACTAGTCCACTTGTTTCTGAGGTCAAACGCCTTTCAGGGATCTTTTCCAAACATTCCACCAACCGTGAAGTACCTGGACGCATCAAACAACAACTTCACAGGAGAGATGCCTTTATCGTTATGCGATTTAAGGAAGCTGTTAGTTCTTGAACTATCGAACAACAGTTTCAGCGGTTCGGTTCCAAGATGCTTGAGTGAATCTATCACATTGATGAATCTCCGTCGCAACAACCTTACAAACCTTCCCGACACATTCTCCAACAGCTCACTAGAGCTGCTTGACGTCGGCAACAATCAAATAAGTGGGAAGCTTCCAAGGTCTCTTGAACACTGCAAACGCCTAGAGTATGTAGATGTGGAGAGTAATCAAATAAGTGACACGTTTCCTTTCTGGTTAGAGTCTCTGCCTAATCTCGAAGTGCTTGTCCTACGATCAAACAGATTCTACGGTCCTATATCTTCTCCTCAGCATCCTCGACCATTTTCAAAACTGATGATGATTAACATAGCGGGTAACATGTTTGACGGCAGTCTTCCACCAAACTACTTTGTGAACTTGAGTGCAGCCATTACACCAAGAGTGAAACACATCGGCTCTCTTGTTGATTTCTCTGGAAACAGATTTGTAGGACAAATTCCAGAATCCATAGGTCTTTTGAAGTCGCTCCTTGCCCTCAACTTATCCAACAATGGTTTCACCGGTCATATTCCATCGTCTCTAGCTAACCTCACGGAGCTTGAGTCACTGGATATATCTAGAAACCAAATTTCTGGGACAATTCCACAAGAGTTAGGGAAGCTCTCCTTCTTGTCGTATATTAACATGTCACACAACAAACTCACTGGCCAAATACCACAGGGTACACAGTTTCAAAAGCAAAATGAGTATTCATTTGAAGGGAATGTCGATCTATGTGGCTTTCCTCTTCGAAAGAGTTGCTAG
- the LOC106401916 gene encoding uncharacterized protein LOC106401916, translating into MASHAAALKVGLALMGMSLVGYILGPPLYWHLTEALAAVSYSSASSCPLCACDCYSQPFLTIPEGLSNASFPDCAKHDPEVNGDTEKNYAELLTEELKLREADSLEKHKRADMGLLEAKKVTSSYQKDADKCNSGMETCEEAREKAELALAEQKKLTSKWEERARQKGWREGAIKSNTKTNSNAQAAA; encoded by the exons ATGGCGAGTCACGCGGCGGCGTTGAAGGTTGGACTAGCTTTGATGGGGATGAGCCTGGTGGGTTACATACTTGGTCCGCCTCTCTACTGGCATCTCACTGAGGCTTTGGCTGCCGTTAGCTACTCCTCCGCCTCCTCTTGTCCTCTATGTGCCTGTGATTGCTATTCACAGCCTTTTCTCACGATTCCCGAAG GACTCAGCAATGCTTCTTTTCCCG ATTGTGCAAAGCATGATCCGGAGGTGAACGGAGACACTGAGAAGAACTATGCCGAACTTCTGACCGAGGAACTGAAGCTGCGTGAAGCAGACTCTTTAGAGAAACATAAACGAGCGGACATGGGGCTGTTAGAGGCCAAGAAGGTAACTTCTTCATACCAAAAGGACGCAGATAAGTGCAACTCTGGTATGGAAACATGCGAAGAAGCTCGTGAAAAAGCGGAGTTGGCACTCGCCGAGCAGAAGAAGCTAACATCTAAGTGGGAAGAGAGAGCTCGTCAGAAAGGATGGAGAGAAGGAGCCATCAAGTCAAATACTAAAACCAATAGCAACGCTCAGGCTGCTGCTTAG
- the LOC106401915 gene encoding uncharacterized protein LOC106401915, whose protein sequence is MGMYVSLQPPTLKIPYEMATEISLDLINNLKVSLRKEAKLDYTDSYTLALPTAPEAIAELDASPPYLRCRNCKGKLLRGTDSLICVFCGKQQRTSDNPRDPIKFTSTCGYKWFLTSLDLDGLEMVEPLKETNGSRIGAKVPVAKGISVSEFLDFEVQWLAREEKASNNVPDDDKNRLDLGGISLDDYFVEERGDFSKVDPVESRLEEEDDFKDPRSLSLFDGVKTQGVDESQQNEKDAQKNVSSGEHENLSLFAGRDAQDSVSIAEQGNFGFFEGKNAGDSIKEGENLSLFEGVDDQRTSSSKNVESFDFLEGKDAQRNSSSKEDESFGLFKGKDAERSSASKDAERNISSKEDEDFGLFEGALSTNADLKSFDDMVVASSSDWGSDFQSVSQENISGDPFVNSQVDLSAHMDSVFGSGKDLFYEKPADSSTDYVSKAGDWLQDDLFGGVTRKTQNNDQTVHEGLVMGGNGSSSMDIDWIGDDLWQTSEKKAVEKTPTDDNDGDDDWNDFASSVNSKTPSNLLSRTMESSQEETFDGLAHVENDFKEQSKDERQNSDTGVMSDIAKGQEDDLFGAWDSFTPSNVLQTPVQPPTNHVNSFAEQNQEINLFGENNHHRDLPFDYFPESKDQTNPEEVKDMPSGTLSVERTSDPDGKDQTLDLVGTTAISRKSKSDVGEELMSQMHDLSFMLETELSVPPISKAE, encoded by the exons ATGGGCATGTATGTCTCTCTTCAACCTCCAACGCTAAAGATTCCTTACGAAATGGCGACGGAGATCTCGTTGGATCTGATCAACAATCTCAAGGTCTCGCTTCGTAAGGAGGCCAAGCTCGATTACACGGACTCCTATACACTCGCCCTTCCCACAGCTCCGGAGGCAATCGCGGAGCTCGACGCTTCGCCTCCTTACCTCCGATGCCGAAACTGTAAAGGAAAGCTTCTGCGAGGGACTGACTCTCTGATCTGCGTTTTCTGCGGCAAGCAGCAACGGACGAGCGATAATCCTCGTGATCCGATCAAGTTTACATCCACTTGTGGTTACAAATGGTTTCTCACCTCTCTCGATCTGGACGGATTG GAGATGGTGGAGCCACTAAAGGAAACGAATGGATCAAGAATTGGAGCTAAGGTGCCCGTGGCAAAAGGAATCTCTGTGTCTGAGTTTCTTGATTTTGAAGTCCAATGGTTAGCAAGGGAAGAGAAGGCTTCAAACAATGTACCTGATGATGATAAGAACCGTCTTGATTTAGGAGGGATTAGTCTTGATGATTATTTTGTTGAAGAAAGAGGAGATTTTTCTAAAGTGGATCCGGTTGAGAGCAGACTGGAGGAGGAAGATGATTTTAAGGATCCACGTAGTCTTAGCTTGTTTGATGGTGTGAAGACTCAGGGAGTTGATGAATCACAGCAGAATGAAAAAGATGCGCAGAAGAATGTTTCATCAGGAGAACATGAGAATCTTAGTTTGTTTGCTGGACGAGATGCACAGGATAGTGTTTCTATAGCAGAGCAGGGGAACTTTGGGTTCTTTGAGGGAAAAAATGCAGGGGACTCTATTAAAGAGGGTGAAAACCTTAGCCTGTTTGAGGGTGTAGATGATCAGAGAACTAGTTCTTCTAAAAATGTTGAGAGTTTTGATTTCTTGGAAGGAAAAGATGCTCAGAGAAATAGTTCGTCGAAAGAGGATGAGAGTTTTGGTTTGTTTAAGGGTAAAGATGCTGAGAGAAGTAGTGCTTCTAAAGATGCTGAGAGAAATATTTCTTCTAAAGAGGATGAAGATTTTGGTTTGTTTGAGGGAGCATTATCAACAAATGCTGACCTCAAGTCTTTCGATGACATGGTTGTTGCCTCTTCCTCTGATTGGGGTTCTGACTTTCAATCTGTTTCCCAGGAAAATATTAGTGGTGATCCGTTTGTAAATTCTCAAGTTGATTTGTCTGCTCATATGGATTCTGTTTTTGGTTCCGGGAAAGATTTATTCTATGAAAAACCAGCAGATTCTTCAACTGATTATGTTTCCAAAGCTGGTGACTGGCTGCAAGATGATTTGTTTGGTGGTGTTACTCGCAAGACTCAAAACAACGACCAGACTGTCCATGAGGGACTAGTTATGGGAGGCAATGGAAGTTCATCCATGGATATTGATTGGATTGGAGATGATCTATGGCAAACCAGTGAAAAGAAAGCAGTTGAGAAGACGCCTACGGATGATAATGATGGTGACGATGACTGGAATGATTTTGCAAGCTCAGTTAACTCCAAGACTCCTAGTAATCTGCTTTCACGAACCATGGAAAGTTCCCAAGAGGAGACATTTGATGGGCTGGCGCATGTTGAGAATGATTTTAAGGAACAGAGCAAAGATGAGAGGCAGAATAGTGATACAGGCGTGATGTCTGACATAGCCAAAGGGCAAGAAGATGATCTCTTTGGAGCTTGGGATAGTTTCACACCCTCAAACGTTTTGCAAACACCTGTGCAGCCTCCCACGAACCATGTGAATTCATTTGCTGAGCAGAATCAGGAAATAAATTTGTTTGGGGAAAATAACCATCACAGAGACCTTCCCTTTGATTATTTTCCGGAAAGTAAAGACCAAACCAACCCAGAGGAAGTTAAAGACATGCCTTCTGGAACCTTGTCCGTAGAGAG AACGAGTGATCCTGATGGTAAAGATCAAACGCTTGATCTTGTAGGCACAACAGCAATATCTCGCAAGTCAAAGAGTGATGTTGGGGAAGAGCTGATGTCACAGATGCATGATCTCTCGTTTATGCTCGAGACCGAACTCTCTGTGCCTCCAATCTCCAAGGCAGAGTAA
- the LOC106399513 gene encoding mitogen-activated protein kinase kinase kinase 18-like, whose protein sequence is MNWTREKTIGRGSSATVYAATCQESGETIAVKSAEFHQSEFLQREAKLLSSMNSPYVIGYRGCEVTKEPLATYNLLMEYAPYGTMADVAAKNGGCIDEARVVSYTRQILLGLEYVHDSKGIAHCDVKGSNVLVGVNGEAKIADFGCAKRVEPELTEPVRGTPAFMAPEVARGERQGKESDIWALGCTVIEMVTGSPPWVGGDSTDPVSVLYRVGYMGESPELPSSLTEQAKDFLGKCLRRDAKERWTATQLLNHPFVTTKPSTEPELETGLVTNSPTSVTDQMFWRSVEEEDQERPSWWECHEERIGVLSWIGQAVVDPTWDMDGEDWITVRRNND, encoded by the coding sequence atgaactggACTAGAGAAAAAACAATAGGCCGTGGCTCGTCAGCCACCGTCTACGCCGCCACGTGTCAAGAATCCGGAGAAACCATCGCCGTGAAATCCGCCGAGTTTCACCAGTCGGAGTTTTTGCAAAGAGAAGCCAAACTCCTCTCCTCCATGAATTCTCCTTACGTCATCGGATACAGAGGATGCGAAGTTACGAAAGAGCCCTTAGCTACTTACAACCTTCTCATGGAGTACGCACCGTACGGGACGATGGCCGACGTGGCGGCTAAAAACGGTGGTTGCATCGACGAGGCTCGGGTTGTGAGCTACACGCGCCAGATACTTCTTGGTTTGGAGTACGTTCATGACTCGAAGGGAATCGCGCATTGCGACGTTAAGGGAAGCAACGTGCTGGTCGGAGTCAACGGAGAGGCCAAGATCGCTGACTTCGGTTGCGCGAAACGGGTTGAACCGGAGTTAACCGAACCGGTTAGAGGAACTCCGGCGTTTATGGCGCCGGAGGTGGCGCGTGGAGAGAGGCAAGGGAAAGAGAGTGACATTTGGGCGCTGGGGTGTACGGTGATAGAGATGGTCACCGGTTCTCCTCCGTGGGTTGGTGGGGATTCGACCGACCCGGTTTCGGTTCTTTACCGGGTCGGGTATATGGGTGAGTCGCCTGAGCTGCCTTCCTCGCTTACGGAACAAGCAAAGGACTTTTTGGGAAAGTGTTTGAGAAGAGATGCGAAGGAGAGATGGACAGCGACGCAATTATTAAACCATCCGTTTGTGACAACCAAACCGAGTACAGAACCGGAATTGGAAACCGGTTTGGTTACGAACTCACCGACAAGCGTGACGGATCAAATGTTCTGGAGGTCAGTGGAAGAGGAGGATCAGGAGCGTCCAAGCTGGTGGGAATGTCACGAGGAGAGAATTGGAGTGCTAAGCTGGATTGGTCAGGCTGTGGTGGATCCCACGTGGGATATGGACGGTGAAGATTGGATCACGGTTCGACGGAATAATGATTAG
- the LOC106401094 gene encoding DNA repair protein RAD16 isoform X1 — protein sequence MELRSRNKQTLQSNQGTRFHRHQNLYDEEVDEQTYVIPSSSDDDDSEFQGEEEEEEKDDDDDDDDVPNVHVNLPNPVPARVPVPWPPFPRGVKRKSTRVIREKGTLLWEIWEQEDQKWIDQHMTEDVDLNQQNTLIAETAEPPADLIMPLLRYQKEFLAWGSKQEQSFRGGILADEMGMGKTIQAISLVLAKRDFDRANKAKKAVGCTLVLCPLVAVSQWLSEIDRFTSPGSTKVLVYHGAKREKNAEEFKKYDFVLTTYSTVENEFRKCMMSPKEQCEYCSKSFYPAKLLIHNKYFCGPNAVKTNKQSKQQKKKISVAASSSKKGKEVDEGEGSKTKRSRRKSKKGLEDDQLGSVDRKKSLLHSITWNRIILDEAHYIKERRSNTARAVFALEATYRWALSGTPLQNRVGELYSLIRFLQIRPYSYYFCKDCDCRILDYTAHVSCNSCTHNAVRHFCWWNKYVARPITAYGGNELGRRAMVLLKHKVLKDILIRRTKLGRAADLALPPRFITLRRDALDVKEFDYYESLYQNSQSQFNTYVEAGTLMNNYAHIFDLLTRLRQAVDHPYLVVYSASSGENANLNGENKREQECGLCHEPAEDSVVTSCAHVFCKACLIDFSASLGKVSCPTCSKLLTVDWTTKAGAEQHANKTTLKGFRASSILNRIKLDDFQTSTKIEALREEIRFMVERDGSAKAIVFSQFTSFLDLIHYTLGKCGVGCAQLVGSMSMGARDAAINRFKEDPDCRVFLMSLKAGGVALNLTVASHVFMMDPWWNPAVERQAQDRIHRIGQYKPIRVVRFIIENTVEERILKLQKKKELVFEGTVGGSQEAIGKLTAEDMRFLFTT from the exons ATGGAGCTTCGATCTCGCAATAAGCAGACTCTTCAATCGAACCAAGGTACTCGATTTCACCGCCACC AGAATCTCTATGACGAAGAAGTCGATGAACAAACTTATGTAATaccttcttcttcagatgaCGACGATTCAGAGTTTCAAG gtgaggaagaggaagaggagaaggatgatgatgatgatgatgatgatgtcccTAACGTCCATGTCAATTTGCCCAATCCTGTACCTGCTCGTGTCCCTGTGCCATGGCCACCATTCCCAAGAGGCGTTAAAAGAAAGAGCACACGTGTCATCAGAGAGAAAGGCACCCTCTTGTGGGAGATTTGGGAGCAAGAGGATCAGAAGTGGATCGACCAACACATGACAGAGGACGTCGACTTGAACCAGCAGAACACCTTAATCGCCGAAACCGCCGAGCCCCCTGCCGACTTAATCATGCCGCTGTTAAGGTACCAGAAGGAGTTCTTAGCGTGGGGATCGAAACAGGAGCAGTCGTTTAGAGGAGGCATTCTCGCGGACGAGATGGGGATGGGGAAAACCATACAAGCCATCTCTCTCGTTCTCGCCAAGCGCGACTTCGACAGGGCTAATAAGGCCAAAAAAGCTGTTGGGTGCACGCTTGTGCTTTGTCCTCTCGTTGCTGTCTCTCAGTGGTTAAGCGAGATTGATCGGTTTACATCCCCGGGGAGCACCAAGGTGCTTGTGTACCATGGGGCTAAGCGTGAGAAGAATGCTGAAGAGTTTAAGAAGTATGACTTTGTGTTGACGACTTATTCCACGGTTGAGAATGAGTTCAGGAAGTGCATGATGTCTCCCAAGGAGCAGTGTGAGTATTGCAGCAAGTCGTTTTATCCCGCGAAGCTGTTAATCCACAATAAGTATTTCTGTGGGCCCAACGCTGTGAAAACGAATAAGCAATCtaagcagcagaagaagaagatctctGTAGCTGCTTCATCGTCCAAGAAAGGGAAGGAAGTTGATGAAGGAGAGGGTAGCAAGACGAAGCGGTCTAGGAGGAAGAGTAAAAAGGGATTGGAGGACGATCAGCTTGGTTCTGTGGATAGAAAGAAGTCTCTTTTGCACTCTATTACGTGGAACCGGATCATTTTGGATGAG GCTCATTACATCAAAGAAAGACGTAGCAACACTGCGAGAGCTGTTTTTGCTTTGGAGGCTACTTACAGATGGGCTTTGAGTGGTACCCCTCTCCAGAACCGTGTTGGAGAGCTTTACTCTCTG ATTCGCTTCTTGCAAATTCGTCCATACTCGTATTACTTCTGCAAGGACTGTGACTGTAGAATTCTTGATTACAC TGCGCATGTAAGCTGTAACAGCTGCACTCATAATGCAGTGCGACATTTCTGTTGGTGGAACAAG TATGTGGCTAGACCAATAACAGCATATGGAGGCAACGAACTGGGTAGGAGAGCCATGGTATTGCTTAAGCACAAAGTTCTGAAAGACATCCTCATAAGACGTACTAAACTGGGCCGGGCGGCTGATCTCGCCCTTCCTCCTAGATTC ATCACTCTGAGGCGAGATGCACTAGATGTAAAAGAGTTTGATTACTATGAGTCACTATACCAAAACAGCCAATCGCAATTTAATAC GTATGTTGAGGCTGGGACATTGATGAATAACTATGCACATATATTTGATCTTCTCACCCGTCTGAGACAG GCTGTTGATCATCCTTACCTTGTGGTGTATTCCGCTTCTAGTGGAGAAAACGCTAACTTGAATGGTGAGAACAAAAGGGAGCAAGAGTGCGGTCTCTGCCACGAACCGGCTGAAGACAGTGTT GTGACTTCGTGTGCACATGTGTTCTGTAAAGCCTGTTTGATTGATTTCTCTGCATCCCTGGGAAAAGTCAGCTGTCCGACATGCTCGAAACTACTAACCGTGGATTGGACTACTAAAGCTGGCGCAGAGCAACATGCAAACAAGACGACACTAAAAGGATTTAGAGCCTCAAGCATCTTGAATCGGATAAAGCTCGATGATTTTCAGACAAGTACAAAAATAGAGGCTTTG AGGGAAGAAATCAGGTTCATGGTTGAAAGAGATGGGTCTGCCAAAGCAATAGTTTTCAGCCAATTTACATCATTTTTGGATCTGATACACTACACCCTCGGGAAG TGTGGGGTTGGTTGTGCCCAACTGGTGGGAAGTATGTCCATGGGAGCTAGAGATGCTGCCATCAATAGATTCAAAGAAGATCCAGATTGCAGAGTTTTCTTAATGAGTTTGAAAGCTGGAGGGGTTGCTCTCAACCTAACAGTTGCTTCACAT GTGTTCATGATGGATCCGTGGTGGAACCCAGCGGTTGAGAGACAAGCACAAGACAGAATACATAGGATTGGACAGTACAAGCCAATCAG GGTTGTGAGATTCATAATAGAGAACACAGTGGAGGAAAGGATCCTGaagcttcagaagaagaaggaacttGTGTTTGAAGG GACCGTTGGTGGTTCTCAGGAGGCCATAGGGAAGTTGACAGCGGAAGATATGAGGTTTCTGTTTACCACCTAA
- the LOC106401094 gene encoding DNA repair protein RAD16 isoform X2 translates to MELRSRNKQTLQSNQENLYDEEVDEQTYVIPSSSDDDDSEFQGEEEEEEKDDDDDDDDVPNVHVNLPNPVPARVPVPWPPFPRGVKRKSTRVIREKGTLLWEIWEQEDQKWIDQHMTEDVDLNQQNTLIAETAEPPADLIMPLLRYQKEFLAWGSKQEQSFRGGILADEMGMGKTIQAISLVLAKRDFDRANKAKKAVGCTLVLCPLVAVSQWLSEIDRFTSPGSTKVLVYHGAKREKNAEEFKKYDFVLTTYSTVENEFRKCMMSPKEQCEYCSKSFYPAKLLIHNKYFCGPNAVKTNKQSKQQKKKISVAASSSKKGKEVDEGEGSKTKRSRRKSKKGLEDDQLGSVDRKKSLLHSITWNRIILDEAHYIKERRSNTARAVFALEATYRWALSGTPLQNRVGELYSLIRFLQIRPYSYYFCKDCDCRILDYTAHVSCNSCTHNAVRHFCWWNKYVARPITAYGGNELGRRAMVLLKHKVLKDILIRRTKLGRAADLALPPRFITLRRDALDVKEFDYYESLYQNSQSQFNTYVEAGTLMNNYAHIFDLLTRLRQAVDHPYLVVYSASSGENANLNGENKREQECGLCHEPAEDSVVTSCAHVFCKACLIDFSASLGKVSCPTCSKLLTVDWTTKAGAEQHANKTTLKGFRASSILNRIKLDDFQTSTKIEALREEIRFMVERDGSAKAIVFSQFTSFLDLIHYTLGKCGVGCAQLVGSMSMGARDAAINRFKEDPDCRVFLMSLKAGGVALNLTVASHVFMMDPWWNPAVERQAQDRIHRIGQYKPIRVVRFIIENTVEERILKLQKKKELVFEGTVGGSQEAIGKLTAEDMRFLFTT, encoded by the exons ATGGAGCTTCGATCTCGCAATAAGCAGACTCTTCAATCGAACCAAG AGAATCTCTATGACGAAGAAGTCGATGAACAAACTTATGTAATaccttcttcttcagatgaCGACGATTCAGAGTTTCAAG gtgaggaagaggaagaggagaaggatgatgatgatgatgatgatgatgtcccTAACGTCCATGTCAATTTGCCCAATCCTGTACCTGCTCGTGTCCCTGTGCCATGGCCACCATTCCCAAGAGGCGTTAAAAGAAAGAGCACACGTGTCATCAGAGAGAAAGGCACCCTCTTGTGGGAGATTTGGGAGCAAGAGGATCAGAAGTGGATCGACCAACACATGACAGAGGACGTCGACTTGAACCAGCAGAACACCTTAATCGCCGAAACCGCCGAGCCCCCTGCCGACTTAATCATGCCGCTGTTAAGGTACCAGAAGGAGTTCTTAGCGTGGGGATCGAAACAGGAGCAGTCGTTTAGAGGAGGCATTCTCGCGGACGAGATGGGGATGGGGAAAACCATACAAGCCATCTCTCTCGTTCTCGCCAAGCGCGACTTCGACAGGGCTAATAAGGCCAAAAAAGCTGTTGGGTGCACGCTTGTGCTTTGTCCTCTCGTTGCTGTCTCTCAGTGGTTAAGCGAGATTGATCGGTTTACATCCCCGGGGAGCACCAAGGTGCTTGTGTACCATGGGGCTAAGCGTGAGAAGAATGCTGAAGAGTTTAAGAAGTATGACTTTGTGTTGACGACTTATTCCACGGTTGAGAATGAGTTCAGGAAGTGCATGATGTCTCCCAAGGAGCAGTGTGAGTATTGCAGCAAGTCGTTTTATCCCGCGAAGCTGTTAATCCACAATAAGTATTTCTGTGGGCCCAACGCTGTGAAAACGAATAAGCAATCtaagcagcagaagaagaagatctctGTAGCTGCTTCATCGTCCAAGAAAGGGAAGGAAGTTGATGAAGGAGAGGGTAGCAAGACGAAGCGGTCTAGGAGGAAGAGTAAAAAGGGATTGGAGGACGATCAGCTTGGTTCTGTGGATAGAAAGAAGTCTCTTTTGCACTCTATTACGTGGAACCGGATCATTTTGGATGAG GCTCATTACATCAAAGAAAGACGTAGCAACACTGCGAGAGCTGTTTTTGCTTTGGAGGCTACTTACAGATGGGCTTTGAGTGGTACCCCTCTCCAGAACCGTGTTGGAGAGCTTTACTCTCTG ATTCGCTTCTTGCAAATTCGTCCATACTCGTATTACTTCTGCAAGGACTGTGACTGTAGAATTCTTGATTACAC TGCGCATGTAAGCTGTAACAGCTGCACTCATAATGCAGTGCGACATTTCTGTTGGTGGAACAAG TATGTGGCTAGACCAATAACAGCATATGGAGGCAACGAACTGGGTAGGAGAGCCATGGTATTGCTTAAGCACAAAGTTCTGAAAGACATCCTCATAAGACGTACTAAACTGGGCCGGGCGGCTGATCTCGCCCTTCCTCCTAGATTC ATCACTCTGAGGCGAGATGCACTAGATGTAAAAGAGTTTGATTACTATGAGTCACTATACCAAAACAGCCAATCGCAATTTAATAC GTATGTTGAGGCTGGGACATTGATGAATAACTATGCACATATATTTGATCTTCTCACCCGTCTGAGACAG GCTGTTGATCATCCTTACCTTGTGGTGTATTCCGCTTCTAGTGGAGAAAACGCTAACTTGAATGGTGAGAACAAAAGGGAGCAAGAGTGCGGTCTCTGCCACGAACCGGCTGAAGACAGTGTT GTGACTTCGTGTGCACATGTGTTCTGTAAAGCCTGTTTGATTGATTTCTCTGCATCCCTGGGAAAAGTCAGCTGTCCGACATGCTCGAAACTACTAACCGTGGATTGGACTACTAAAGCTGGCGCAGAGCAACATGCAAACAAGACGACACTAAAAGGATTTAGAGCCTCAAGCATCTTGAATCGGATAAAGCTCGATGATTTTCAGACAAGTACAAAAATAGAGGCTTTG AGGGAAGAAATCAGGTTCATGGTTGAAAGAGATGGGTCTGCCAAAGCAATAGTTTTCAGCCAATTTACATCATTTTTGGATCTGATACACTACACCCTCGGGAAG TGTGGGGTTGGTTGTGCCCAACTGGTGGGAAGTATGTCCATGGGAGCTAGAGATGCTGCCATCAATAGATTCAAAGAAGATCCAGATTGCAGAGTTTTCTTAATGAGTTTGAAAGCTGGAGGGGTTGCTCTCAACCTAACAGTTGCTTCACAT GTGTTCATGATGGATCCGTGGTGGAACCCAGCGGTTGAGAGACAAGCACAAGACAGAATACATAGGATTGGACAGTACAAGCCAATCAG GGTTGTGAGATTCATAATAGAGAACACAGTGGAGGAAAGGATCCTGaagcttcagaagaagaaggaacttGTGTTTGAAGG GACCGTTGGTGGTTCTCAGGAGGCCATAGGGAAGTTGACAGCGGAAGATATGAGGTTTCTGTTTACCACCTAA
- the LOC106401097 gene encoding uncharacterized protein LOC106401097 — protein sequence MGEGEKEGKYFAFTIYFGLFLIVALDVVAGFVAMEAEVAQQEVKTRAWSLECKSPSKKAFMLGLIALGCLLAAHFITVMIGCIISAINIADRLPGFEHTTSRRIHMACISLTWIVATAGAGILTMGIWMNRESRPECGFTNKHFLSLGGKVCFLHAIVSVLMYIAFLISCTTIIFC from the exons atgggAGAGGGGGAAAAAGAGGGAAAGTACTTTgcttttacaatttattttggtttatttttgaTTGTGGCATTAGATGTCGTCGCTGGTTTCGTGGCAATGGAAGCCGAAGTCGCCCAACAAGag GTGAAAACGAGGGCATGGTCACTCGAGTGTAAATCTCCAAGCAAAAAAGCTTTCATGTTAGGGTTAATAGCATTAGGATGTCTGTTAGCAGCTCATTTCATCACCGTTATGATAGGATGCATTATCTCCGCTATCAACATTGCTGATAGACTCCCAGGATTCGAACATACGACCTCGAGACGCATCCACATGGCCTGTATTTCTCTCACTTg GATCGTAGCAACTGCGGGAGCGGGGATACTTACGATGGGCATATGGATGAACAGAGAGTCAAGACCAGAATGTGGATTCACAAACAAACATTTTCTGTCTTTAGGAGGCAAAGTGTGTTTTCTTCATGCCATTGTCTCTGTCTTAATGTATATAGCATTTCTTATCTCTTGTACTACTATAATTTTTtgctaa